A stretch of DNA from Lotus japonicus ecotype B-129 chromosome 4, LjGifu_v1.2:
GAATTTCATCTTTTGCAGGCAAGAGCCCATTGGTGTTAGAAGCCACTTGTGCCTTTTTGGTCTTGATGAGCTGCTCCACAGTAGTGGCCTTGTCAAGTGTGGCCAAGAGGTCAACCAAGAAAGTCTGAAGCTCGACAAGAGCATATGCCTGAACTTGGTCAAGTCGTTGGCCCAACAGGAAATTAAGCAGCTCTTTGACGTCATGGCCTGGTTGAGGGTTGGCCCGGACACTGTCGATGAAACCTCCGTCGAAGATCAACCCCTTCAGCTTACTTAAAGCTTCTTCAATCTGGCCAGCATTAACTACCCCgctagattgagcagtctcagtagtTTCAGTTTGACGTGGCGGAGAATCGAGATCCAGAGTgccatcaaagaagctctgaAAAGTGGCGAGTGGATCTTTGACCAAAAGGGCATTAAGCCTCTCACCGGAAGTGTGGGAAGAAGCGGTTGTCTTGGAAGAAGTTGAGCCTCCTTTGGCATGAGGAGAAAGAAAAGCAACCCTAGCGTCCCGTTGAAGCTGCTGGGGAGAAGGTTCAGATTGTGTCGAGGCCAGAACATCAGCCTTTGGAGGAGGCATAACACCAATCACCCggtcaggctgaatgattgggGTCACTTGACCTTCGCCACTCTGTACTTCGACATGTGGCACATTTTCTTCACGAACGGGGGAAGACACGTTCTGAGTATCCtgcggaggaaaattagaaagattatctcgacattctttggtataataaGGTTCGCAACCAGGATGCTGCCAAGCGATTGGcttcgagttaaaatagaatgtcaacttgtcccacacagggtccgACTCATtagagtctaaactcgagctCGAGGATTCCAAACTGCTCAATGAGCTAGACAGAACAACTGGTGGGGGATTAGAAGAAAACCATGTGGCTCGAGGCacagccattttagacatgccaaccctctgaagaataaaagtGGAAATAGTTGagagggaagaaaagaaaacaaatcaaGATAAGATGTGAATCACAATGATTTACCTTAGGAGCAGACTCTTTGAGAGGACTGGAACTCGTCGAACTCTTGGAGTGGCGAGAAGAGAAGCTGCCAGATTTATGACTAGACTACTTCCTGGAGGTCTCCTGGCCGAAGCCATCTCAACAGGAATAGGTGTAGTGTCTTGAAGAGGAGGGCTGGAAGCCTGCTGATCACCACCTTGATCATCACCTTGCTGAATCTCTTCATGTTGGCTAGCCGACTTGGCCGGGGAAGGATTGCTCACAGCAGACCCACCAGCACCTTTGGTCCTTTTCTGGCTTGCAGAAGTGGTAGGCGTGGCCCCtcgttttcgactctgaaatAAAAGGCAAAAGGTCACAAAGGGTATATATCGAAGAAAGATTGAAGTTCCACAGTTTAGATATTACCTTGGGCACTTTGAGCTTATCGGCCAGactaacatcatcatcatcatcctcaatctcGATAGTAGCAGAAGTCACTCGGGGAGAGGCTTGAGGAGTTGGTCGAGGAATTGGCTCagctgcaaaagaaaagcaaagaaaagttaagccataaatatcacaaagatgccaggtcgaaatgattaccttgaccaataagcgttcttatcgatatgtggttgaagatttcgaccggCTAATGGAAAGGAAAATTCCATAAGTAACACTTagtccaggtcacccgcttccgaggaGGCAATGCACTATGATAAAAGTTCTTGATACTTAcgtggtcaacccatttaggaaggaccactggaaaggccaaagcatacttacaagtaggcaatGGTGGGAATTTAAAGCCCGTTTTTCGAGTAATgaaagaaagaccatcctcatcagaagaaATGATCAATcgagttttcttggctttagatTCCCACATTTGCCTTAGAACTTGAGCTGCTTTGGGAACAGTCTCTTGtagtcgaggacccggaaagtatactacaccgaagaattgcTGGAAGGCGTTGATCTCAGAcgtatgcatacctttggtcttcttaggAACTTGTTTgtgcaaaagaaaaacattcGTTATGCGCTGGAAACAATCTTCAATCGGCATCGAAATGTCGCTCCAATAAGTAGACCTCCAAGCTTTAAACGCCTTGGTGACATAAAAGGATGAAGCAAAGTTAAAAGGGCTAAGGCCAATCAGCTCCTCATTGTAGTAGTTAATGGTAGTGTCGAAGGCACTACGTCTGGTGATGGGGCCAGGATAAAGGACAAGAGATTGGTCGAACAATGTGTTGGGCAAATCTTGACTCAGCCCAAATTGTCGAGAAACAAGCTGAGGATTATAGCCGCACAGAGTGAAGTCATTGCTGGCAAAATTGATAGTCAGCACCCTAGGGGATAGTATGGTTTGCCAGAGTTCGATTTGATGTTGAGAGAGGTCCTCTGAGCCAGGAAGGTTGGGGTAAGAattccttagccaccgagggccataAGAAGGTTTGCTATATGGTGCAAAGCTAGAACGAAAGCGCTTCAGTTCAAAGAACATGGTGAAATACTTTTTGAAATCAGCTTCAAAAGTAGAAGCATCATAAGGAGGGGTTAGAGTTTCAAGCCTGTGAGCGTCGATCCTTGTGTTGGACACCACGGAGGGAGGTTTCTTGGCTGGAAGAAACGActcgaaaaccgcattcatccaaagctgaagcAACCATAATGGACCGGCTGCGTTCAGAGACACAACTTTGGGATCTCGAATATCGGCTATCGCTTCATTGATCATCTGATAAAGATTACCAAGCACAGGTCTAGCCATAGCAATTTTTCGACCCTCATGCAACAAGTTGGCCAAAGGAAGAAGTTTGGCTGGAATCCTCAGAGACTTGGTACATAATACAtaggcagaaagccaatacaagagaaacgcgacatgctcagcatcagAAACTTCACCGTCTTCGACATAGTGATCCTTAATGAATTTACTGAAAGCTACGTTGTCTGTCGAAATGGCGATGGGTTTTGTTGGGGCAGCAGAGGAATGATAATCATCACCCACAACCCAAAGGCCAGTGATGGCAGCAACGTCGAGAAGAGTGGGAGTGATCATGCCAAAAGGAACATGAAAGTTGTTGGTAGACCTTTCCCAAAAGAAAAGTGAGCTCAAGAGCATGGCAGGATTATAAGAGatcggcgacctcgacaactgaatgagaTCGAAAATCCCAGTGACTTTTCAGTGCCCAGACTTACTTGCTTCCACCCTGTCGAGTCATTTCAAATAGGCTCCATCACCAGCAGTTGGATTGGGCGGGGCAGACCTAAAAGCCCTCttgggatctttcagaaagGGCAAACGGTAGGAAGGTCGAAATGCAAGAATAAGCTCTTCCCCACGAATACTGAGGTGAAATTGTTCGTAACCATCAGGAAGACTAGTAGACCTAtccttcttcgccttcttcaaaggACCTAAAATGGCACGCAgggtaccattaacagagatagGGATGAGTACCtgagatttccagatagccctcTTCTCCGCCTCATACGGTGGGTCTGGAATATGAACTCGTTTGGCTTCGTTCATCTCGAAAGCAGCGGCCAATGGAATGATGTTGTCAGAGTCGGAAGCCATGGAAGCAGTCAGAGAATGCaccagagagaaaggaagaagcaGAAACCAGTCGATTGAAGATGATCACAGGCAAAACCAGACGAAGCTTGGATGATTTAGAAGTCGTAAAGCTTGCAAAGAAgcaacaatggcgtatttataggcaaatgaagAAACGGACGTGAAGCCGCATTACGTGATGGTGCATAAAaatttgaaatccaacggttattttattatataaccgcagAACCCTAACATGTAGGCTAAAAAGGGGCCATGATTACCCTAGGGTAGAAACGGAGGATGGACAGACGAAGTCAGACGCTAAAGCTTCTGATTGGAGTAAAAGTCAGACGCTAGGATTTCTGATTGGACCTGAAGTCAGAAAGGCAGAGGTTGCAAACAACCGTCAGTTCCGTTCGAAATTCACGATcaaaaaatgcttgatcccTCCAAGGCCTGGTAGTCGataatcaacatttttggggggcatctgttggcccaagATATTTGGCTCAAAACGCATGAGGCAGTCGAAAAAGGaccaaaggaaagaaaaaacacCAAGTTAAAGAGGTAGTCGAATTCGACAAAGGGACATTGGTAACCGTTGCTACAAACACGGGCACATTTAACACGTGCAACATTGACTGAGTCAGTTTCTCACCACGATGGCTGAGTACGTGGCCAATAAGCGGTTGAAGCAGTTGAAGAACACGATCTCCACAACTATGCAGGGAACTTCCGGGGCAAGTATCAGATCGTGGGGGGGGGGGAATCAGACCCAACCCATCCAAAAGGAAGAAAACCACCAAGGACATGCGGAACatgaagctctataaataggagaatccaattcaaaaaaggggttcccaactcagctctaaaaatcactaaaaaagctctcatgtccgcatcaaagagactcaacgagcctaacgtgatcatggaggagtacgttgaCGAACCAGCCATTTACGATTCCTGCACTTAGATTTTCGAATTTGCTGTTGTTActgcttttgttggatttgtTGTCGAATTTATCAATTTGACTTTGTGTAAGGCTTTTCAATTAGTGAATTTTACCTATAAgcattttttattgttttgcGTTTTGTCTTCGAATCTTTACTTCTTTTTATCCCTCGACACACAGCTGTCGAAAAACCCAATTTCACACgcgctttggcaagacgtttttccaaaagaacccttaattcgcaaaactcttaaactttttctAGTCGAACTTGGaagatgtttgtttaccaaatatcacgGTAAACACATTGCCAGAAGAATTTAACAATACAATTATAAAAGGGATCTGTTTTTACAAAATTATAGAGTCTCAATTATATGTTGTAAGTTAATCAaatttggagtgacgaatgcacTCTGTCTGTAGACCAGTAATTGGGTATTTGGGTTACGTCTTTTGATTATAACCTGTGGCCCCTCTGCTTGCCAAAAATCATGAGCATATAAAGTCATCAATCACTTTATATTATAAAATAGAATAAAGTGTCCATCTAAATTGCACTTAATCCAAAACCAATCAACTTGATTCTCTTAAAGAAAAAGAGGGATTAAGTTTGTATACATTGTTTGATTAAAGAAAGTGACGTATTTCCTTACCCATGAAAAGTCACAGACATATTTTCATCGTATATATTCTTCGTAAATTTTGAtcctcatttatttttcttggaACCACATACATCTCCAATCCAAAAAGCAAGATaaattgtaataaaaaaaaacaagataaATACCTAAATACTAAAGTTtttaggggttgtctaaatgacccatgataaagtttgagttaaataattcatcatccaatcacattgaataTAAATGAGTtagaaataaattaatcaataaaatatagaaactccaactcacttatctccaatgtaattgaatgatgagttatttaactcaaactttataatgggtcatttagacaaccccggTTTTTATGGCGGTTTAAACTTCCAGAATGTGAAAACTAAAGCATTATTAGGAATTTTCCTGTGAACTTTTTTGGACGGATTTACATGTGAGTTTTTCTGCAAATTAAAGCGTTTTTACTTCAAACCCGTAGGAAACTTTGTTGAAAATTCTGCAAGAAAAAATTATAGGTAAATCTACAAAAAGTTTGAATCTAAATCCGCTAGAAAGCCACGGTGTAAATAGTATTTGCCCAATAATATATGTTAATTAGCATTATTTATTGTCAATCAATAGAGTTACACGTTATAAAAtatacatttttcattttttaatagtGCATCATAATTAGACTTTCATGCATGAagaaaatccttaattaaactTCCATCTAAAAAGAAAGCTAGAGAGAACATTATATTGTGCTTGCTTGACCAATATTGATTCTCGCTTTTGGTTATGTTCCATATGTGTCAGTGTAAACAAACACTCACAGTAGGTGTATTTATGTATCTATAACTTGCCACTAATCCCTTTGAGTGCGAACTAAAAAGCAAGTTTATTTAGTGATGTATCAATTTTTTAGTTGAAAAACTTTAATAAGACTATTCAAATGGACTCTAAATTTAAAAGGCCATGATATATAGATGCAAAAGGATGGTATTGCCCATGGACCATGGTTGATATAACATGTACTTCCAGGTTGGACTGGGACATAAGACCTTTTGCGTTTAGTACAAGCTTATGAGATCGATGCACTCATAGTCAAATATTACACGTTTTTGTCATTCGAGTTAtatcttctttattttcttcttcttttttccctgGCAAGGTGTCATTTAATTTGCTAACTGCCGTAGCTATATAAAGATGAGATTGAATTATGAGGCAATATCGATTCTGACACTGAGAAACTGTAATGCTAGCTATCTTTAGTCTTCACCTCAAAATTAATTTGGACTGGGAAATGATTTGATGAACAAGCTGCTACATAAGAAACtcatacaaaaataaaaacaaaaatggctaggatatatatattttacataaataaaattataattgatCATATTAACCTTATGGCTTTGAAAAAATCAacaatattttccaaaaccaCTCCTATTTTTTCCAAAAATACCCCCACCGTTTATCTTCATCTAGCTACTTTTAATGATttacatatatagatatataactTAGACAAGTTCCTTGTCTTAGAATTTTAACCGAGATCATATATATTTGTGATTAATTTACTTGCTTAATCAAGGTGGGTTTTATTCTGTCAAATTGCAATTCCATGCAGTGGAGAAAGAAGGTTGCAATTgttgcaaaaccaaaatttgggCATATTCGGAAATTCGTTCCTGGAGCACGGTTCGCTCAGACCGGAGCCATTCGTTTTCGGTTCGCACGCGGTTAAGGTGATACAAGATGAACTGCAACCGGTTGTTCAGTTCCCGGTTTTCCATCCTACACTTGTTCAACTGGTTCCGAAGGTTCTCTAGGTGCCTCTGCTTACGCACACGCGACCTACGCGCCGATTCCCGGTTCGATATCATGCGCCGCCGCTTCCGCTCGTCGATTACCGGCTCAGCACTCTGGTCCGGTTCGTCCGGGTCCGGTTTACGTTTCTCATGGGTTAGGATCGGTCCGCCAGAACCGGAACTTGAAGTTACCGGTTTGGGTTCAGTACTGGGTTTGAGGTAATCGGATAAGGGGTCATCGTGGCAGTCCCACGGCGGCGTGAAACCGCCGGCGAAGGCGGAGAATGGGTTGCTGAGAAGAGGGTCGGAGGGAAGAATGGCGGAAAGCATGATGGGGACAGAGGGACGGAATTTTTGGAAATTAGAGGGGTAAGAAGGAGAATTGGGGAAAAGGGAAGAAATGCAGTGTAAGGTGCCCTTATTTATAACGGGTGAGTGGGGGTAAAACTATGTAAATAACGTGGTATAGTAGGGGTGTTTTTGTCGAAATAAGGGTTACAGTGCATGGCTTTTGAGTCATTTGCCACTATGGTTGTGGGGCCAATGGTCACGTTAAACTTTTCAAGTTGTGTGGTTACACAGTTGGGTCCCTTATAAAGACTGGTTCCCATTTATTAAAGCTTAATCATGAAGGTAAAATGGA
This window harbors:
- the LOC130715982 gene encoding basic leucine zipper 4-like, producing MLSAILPSDPLLSNPFSAFAGGFTPPWDCHDDPLSDYLKPSTEPKPVTSSSGSGGPILTHEKRKPDPDEPDQSAEPVIDERKRRRMISNRESARRSRVRKQRHLENLRNQLNKCRMENRELNNRLQFILYHLNRVRTENEWLRSERTVLQERISEYAQILVLQQLQPSFSTAWNCNLTE